The Mangifera indica cultivar Alphonso chromosome 8, CATAS_Mindica_2.1, whole genome shotgun sequence genome has a window encoding:
- the LOC123222412 gene encoding small ubiquitin-related modifier 1-like, giving the protein MSGVTNTPQEEDKKPNDQSAHINLKVKGQDGNEVFFRIKRSTQLKKLMNAYCDRQSVELNSIAFLFDGRRLRAEQTPDELEMEDGDEIDAMLHQTGGTNTLKM; this is encoded by the exons ATGTCAGGCGTTACTAATACACCGCAAGAGGAAGACAAGAAACCCAACGATCAATCTGCTCACATCAACCTTAAAGTCAAGGGCCAG gatggGAATGAGGTTTTCTTCAGGATCAAAAGAAGCACCCAACTGAAGAAGCTTATGAATGCATATTGTGATAGACAATCTGTGGAGCTTAACTCAATTGCCTTCTTGTTTGATGGTCGGCGTCTCAGAGCAGAGCAAACCCCTGATGAG CTGGAAATGGAAGATGGTGATGAAATTGATGCCATGCTGCACCAAACCGGTGGCACAAATACTTTAAAGATGTAA
- the LOC123223406 gene encoding clathrin coat assembly protein AP180 has translation MPSKLKKAIGAVKDQTSISLAKVSKSKPSNIEVIILKATRHDEVPVDDRYINVLLQLISSNKVVAVACAQVIAKRIGKTRNWIVALKSLMLILRIFQNGNPFFPVEIAQAMKRGHKILNLTNFRDDSKSSPWDFSAFVRTFAFYLDERLDCLLSGKLQRRYKNGEKENQGARTDHKPITDMKPTLLLDRISSWQRLLDRAIGTRPTGAAKSNKLVQISLYAVVQESFHLYRDISDALSFLLDSFFHLQYESCASAFQACVRASKQYEDLCSFYAFCKSLGIGRTSEYPSVQKVSDELMETLKEFLKDQASFPNNGSRSPVMLLPAPPPVPNNKEPCDEYIYDKSSGQTQREFQFEFGSLGTSPSDSFEQYCSSSRSDQQEFDSICTPDTISNNSLFLDQCKDMTLDILFLDESTAGDHNRRESNDWELMLTETAQQQSETSTNVPIWEDFVHQPSLPEQKPYNPFLQDAMDASTPVNGEQEEFEISTDTFSVAPTFRATPTFGRDDVDQFTMESQSQDDPFETCMTENHMHNNNGSPDHQLVLHEQQLWLQNQSKIIAKHMA, from the coding sequence ATGCCAAGCAAGCTAAAGAAGGCAATTGGCGCAGTTAAAGATCAAACAAGCATTAGCCTAGCCAAGGTTTCTAAATCCAAACCATCAAACATTGAAGTTATAATCCTCAAGGCCACCAGACACGATGAAGTTCCTGTTGATGACCGCTACATAAACGTGTTGCTTCAATTGATTTCTTCAAACAAAGTTGTTGCTGTCGCTTGTGCACAAGTCATTGCCAAGAGAATCGGCAAGACCCGGAATTGGATTGTTGCTCTTAAATCCCTCATGCTTATTCTCAGGATTTTTCAAAATGGTAACCCCTTTTTCCCTGTAGAAATTGCTCAAGCAATGAAACGTGGTCACAAGATTCTCAACCTGACAAATTTTAGAGATGATTCCAAGTCAAGCCCTTGGGATTTTTCTGCTTTTGTTAGGACTTTTGCCTTCTATCTTGACGAGCGTTTGGATTGTCTTCTTTCGGGGAAACTTCAAAGAAGAtataaaaatggagaaaagGAGAACCAAGGAGCTCGGACAGACCACAAGCCTATTACTGACATGAAACCAACACTGCTGCTCGACAGAATATCAAGTTGGCAAAGATTGCTTGATAGAGCCATTGGCACAAGGCCAACTGGTGCAGCCAAAAGCAACAAATTGGTTCAGATTTCTCTGTATGCAGTTGTACAAGaaagttttcacttatacaGGGATATATCTGATGCACTGTCGTTTCTTTTAGATAGCTTCTTCCATCTACAATACGAATCATGTGCCAGTGCCTTCCAGGCTTGTGTGAGGGCTTCAAAACAATATGAAGATCTCTGTTCATTTTATGCATTTTGCAAGAGTCTTGGAATAGGAAGAACCTCTGAATACCCAAGCGTGCAAAAGGTGTCAGATGAGCTTATGGaaacattaaaagaatttttgaaagACCAAGCTTCTTTTCCTAACAATGGCAGCCGATCGCCAGTAATGCTTCTTCCAGCTCCGCCACCAGTGCCAAATAATAAGGAGCCTTGTGATGAATATATTTACGATAAATCCTCAGGGCAAACACAGAGAGAATTTCAATTCGAATTCGGTTCGCTAGGAACAAGCCCAAGTGATTCTTTTGAGCAATATTGCTCATCATCACGATCTGATCAACAGGAATTTGACAGTATTTGTACCCCAGATACTATATCAAACAATTCTTTGTTCCTTGATCAATGCAAAGATATGACTTTGGATATTTTATTCTTAGACGAATCCACAGCAGGAGACCATAATCGACGTGAAAGCAATGACTGGGAGCTTATGCTTACAGAAACTGCGCAACAACAATCAGAAACTTCAACAAATGTGCCAATTTGGGAGGATTTCGTTCATCAGCCTTCTTTGCCTGAACAGAAACCATATAATCCATTTCTACAAGATGCAATGGATGCATCAACCCCTGTCAATGGTGAACAAGAAGAATTTGAAATCAGTACAGATACGTTTTCAGTGGCGCCAACATTTCGGGCAACACCAACATTTGGCAGGGATGATGTTGACCAGTTTACTATGGAATCGCAGAGCCAAGATGATCCGTTTGAGACGTGCATGACTGAGAACCATATGCACAACAATAACGGGTCTCCAGATCACCAACTGGTGTTACATGAACAACAACTGTGGTTACAGAATCAAAGCAAGATTATAGCAAAGCACATGGCTTAA
- the LOC123223461 gene encoding armadillo repeat-containing protein 3: LRPDSAAVAPFHPLLDLITNLVSLLLLSSLSARSFVGRWQIIRTKLISLQSSLSSISDSPHWSENSLLHTILPSLLSTLQRLKALSDQCTLTSLTGGKLLMQSDLDIASTSLSNHLRDIDLLLRSGVLYQSNAIVLSQPGPASDKEDLLLFIKDLFTRLQIGGVEFKKKALESLLQLLVDDEKSACLVAKEGNIGYLISLLDFHHQGLVREQAVLALSIVVSASDESRKIVFEEGGLGPLLRVLETGSMILKEKAAIAIEAITIDHENAWAVSAYGGVSVLIEACRSGSVTTQTHAVGAIRNIAAVEDIQTTLAEEGAVPVLVELLASDSNLAKENAAHCIATLASSGEYFRVLIIQERGLQRLMHLIQDSSSSLITVENSLRAISSLCLSDSAARILSSSTSFIIQLGEFVKNGNMLLQQISSSLIGKLCISDGNKRAISNCLRSLIKLMECPKPVGLQEAATQAIVALLTVRSNRKELVRDEKSMIRLVQMLDPKNEAVNKTFPVMVVAAVLSGGSNGCRKRLLAAGAYQHLQKLAEMEIPGARKVSQRLAGNRLKNIFSRAWRE, from the coding sequence CTCCGACCCGACTCCGCCGCAGTAGCACCGTTTCACCCCCTTCTTGACCTAATCACAAACCTCGTCTCTCTCCTTCTCCTATCATCTCTCAGCGCCCGATCCTTCGTCGGACGCTGGCAGATCATCCGTACCAAACTCATTTCTCTTCAGTCTTCTCTCTCTTCCATTTCCGACTCACCACACTGGAGTGAGAACTCGCTTCTTCACACCATCCTCCCTTCACTCCTCTCAACTCTCCAGCGCCTCAAAGCCCTCTCTGATCAATGTACTCTCACTTCCTTAACCGGCGGGAAGCTCTTGATGCAGAGCGATCTCGACATCGCTTCCACTTCGCTTTCTAACCATCTTCGTGATATTGACTTGTTGCTCAGATCTGGAGTTCTATACCAATCAAATGCTATTGTTCTCTCGCAGCCAGGCCCTGCCTCTGATAAAGAAGATTTACTGCTGTTTATTAAAGATCTTTTCACAAGATTGCAAATCGGTGGTGTCGAGTTCAAAAAGAAAGCTCTAGAATCACTGTTACAGCTACTAGTTGATGATGAGAAATCAGCGTGTCTGGTTGCTAAAGAAGGGAACATAGGGTACTTGATTAGTTTACTTGATTTTCACCATCAGGGTTTGGTTCGGGAGCAGGCGGTTTTGGCTCTATCAATTGTAGTCTCAGCGAGTGATGAATCAAGAAAGATTGTGTTTGAAGAAGGAGGACTCGGCCCTCTGTTAAGAGTTCTTGAAACAGGATCTatgatattgaaagaaaaagctGCGATCGCTATTGAGGCTATAACGATTGATCATGAAAACGCCTGGGCTGTTTCAGCATACGGCGGCGTTTCGGTGTTAATCGAAGCGTGTCGATCTGGATCAGTTACAACCCAGACACACGCAGTGGGTGCGATTAGGAATATTGCAGCTGTGGAAGATATTCAAACCACTCTGGCTGAAGAAGGCGCCGTACCTGTGCTGGTCGAGTTACTGGCTTCAGATTCTAATCTCGCAAAAGAAAATGCAGCTCATTGTATAGCCACACTCGCTTCTTCAGGCGAGTACTTCCGTGTTTTGATTATTCAAGAACGGGGGTTGCAAAGACTAATGCATTTGATTCAAGATTCTTCCTCAAGTTTAATTACAGTAGAAAACTCTTTGCGTGCAATCAGCTCACTTTGTTTATCAGATTCTGCGGCAAGAATCTTATCATCGTCGACCTCATTTATAATCCAACTGGGGGAATTCGTCAAGAATGGGAACATGTTATTACAGcaaatttcatcttcattgatTGGTAAATTATGTATCAGTGATGGTAACAAGAGAGCCATTTCAAACTGTCTGAGGTCTTTAATAAAACTAATGGAGTGTCCGAAGCCGGTGGGGTTACAAGAGGCGGCAACACAAGCCATCGTGGCTCTGTTGACCGTGAGGTCGAATCGGAAAGAGCTGGTGAGGGATGAAAAAAGCATGATAAGATTGGTGCAGATGTTGGATCCCAAAAATGAGGCTGTCAACAAAACTTTTCCAGTGATGGTGGTTGCGGCGGTTTTGAGTGGAGGAAGTAATGGGTGTAGAAAGAGATTGTTGGCTGCTGGGGCTTATCAGCACTTGCAGAAGTTGGCGGAGATGGAGATCCCCGGAGCTAGGAAGGTTTCGCAGAGACTTGCCGGGAATCGGCTCAAGAATATTTTCAGCCGGGCCTGGAGGgaataa
- the LOC123222485 gene encoding uncharacterized protein LOC123222485 isoform X2: protein MGKDNDNKSVFPLTSLQIGDLQSYLSDLSLFLAFESNKIYILVDNRPWLVDLGSRPTHLWQLMVTKSRLSPFANRKAQRQRKEGKDSSSTPGASKLEKLKRWFSLIDAATLSQKRALLPVKTLRSHLLLNSELHRTLYGFIVFEVSWTDVRGINYLNELQTDTSLAIEAKFMRRWEFDSIAQAASCISSWFSGKHHEKLQLRDYLDSSIGEIFYDTEEDFSRVNLKDDDENICIDNRCGEDTSLHCNTSRFSAHTGTTESRTNEPHTPPLTGPYKRRKVMKCNGDGFEVEDLLRNSEICADCDIAAKATQYRDVLILFRFNDHNLPFKLRQIIMSDLRLLTLLEAGLPSWVIFLQSYPGFCHLYRPWMCPLVRALYVLISVVTVLIGFYDLYKNVPVLKATASRLCGPLLDWIETWEMVSRIKYLGTMLFLHNFQKAVQWFLTITRTIRSFFSVVTLPMAEPLMEVLSFILPVWNALVQVAESSCSVIWVMIGSACSLIGDLMEIVLLPIWLIIKLIWKIANCVLYPIFWMLWEILYAPIRLVLALASFVAFIFAGISELLGNIWGAVSSIFKLASASEATVSTYEVSMWRSLWNDLFSQVFRAVRSILNGFVAFFMACNRHRLRSSSKDCLVELRDLNPQMINIIEYLVKLEICQKEGNYI from the exons ATGGGGAaagataatgataataaaagtgTTTTTCCTTTAACAAGTCTCCAAATTGG AGATTTGCAGTCTTATCTTTCAGATCTTAGCCTCTTTTTGGCATTTGAAAGTAACAAAATATACATTTTGGTGGACAATCGACCATGGCTGGTGGACCTAGGTTCACGGCCAACACACTTGTGGCAATTAATGGTTACCAAG TCCAGATTATCTCCCTTTGCAAACAGGAAAGCACAGAGGCAGAGAAAGGAAGGGAAGGACAGTTCTTCCACACCCGGTGCTAGTAAATTAGAAAAGTTGAAGAGGTGGTTTTCATTAATTGATGCTGCAACTCTGTCTCAAAAGAGGGCTTTGCTACCTGTTAAGACGCTTAGAAGCCATTTGCTTTTAAACAGCGAGTTACATAGGACCTTGTATggttttattgtatttgaaGTTTCATGGACTGATGTTAGAGGCATTAACTATTTAAATGAACTTCAG ACTGATACCTCTTTGGCCATAGAAGCTAAATTTATGCGAAGATGGGAATTTGATAGCATAGCCCAAGCTGCAAGCTGTATATCTTCCTGGTTCTCTGGAAAACACCATGAGAAGCTGCAATTGAGAGACTATCTAGATTCCTCCATTG gAGAGATCTTCTATGATACTGAGGAAGATTTCTCGAGGGTTAACCtgaaagatgatgatgaaaacaTTTGCATTGATAACCGATGTGGTGAAGATACTTCTCTACACTGCAACACTAGCAGATTTAGTGCACACACTGGGACTACGGAAAGTAGAACAAATGAGCCGCACACTCCTCCCCTAACTGGACCGTATAAGAGAAGAAAAGTAATGAAGTGCAATGGTGATGGATTCGAAGTTGAAGACTTATTACGCAACTCTGAGATTTGTGCTGATTGTGATATTGCAGCCAAAGCTACCCAGTACCGTGATGTCCTGATTTTGTTTAGGTTCAATGACCACAACCTCCCATTTAAATTAAGGCAAATCATAATGTCTGATCTGCGACTACTTACTCTACTAGAGGCTGGGCTTCCATCTTGGGTAATATTCCTCCAATCATATCCAGGATTTTGCCATCTGTATCGCCCCTGGATGTGCCCTCTTGTTCGGGCTTTATATGTGCTGATCTCAGTTGTCACTGTTCTAATAGgattttatgatttatacaaAAATGTCCCTGTTCTGAAAGCTACTGCTTCACGCTTGTGTGGGCCTCTTTTGGATTGGATAGAAACTTGGGAGATGGTATCAAGAATCAAATATTTAGGGACAATGCTGTTTCTGCACAACTTCCAGAAGGCTGTTCAATGGTTTTTGACAATTACACGTACCATTCGATCTTTTTTTTCAGTTGTTACATTACCAATGGCAGAACCTCTTATGGAGGTTTTAAGCTTCATTCTTCCGGTGTGGAATGCACTTGTTCAAGTAGCAGAGAGTTCCTGTTCGGTTATCTGGGTTATGATAGGCTCTGCTTGCAGTCTAATTGGGGATCTGATGGAGATTGTATTGTTGCCGATTTGGTTAATCATCAAATTAATATGGAAAATTG CAAATTGTGTTTTGTATCCAATATTTTGGATGCTTTGGGAAATACTCTATGCGCCAATTCGCCTGGTACTTGCACTAGCTAGTTTTGTGGCTTTCATTTTCGCTGGCATATCTGAATTGCTTGGAAATATATGGGGGGCTGTAAGTAGCATATTCAAGCTTGCTTCAGCTTCAGAGGCTACGGTGAGCACATATGAAGTTTCCATGTGGCGTTCTCTTTGGAATGACCTGTTCTCCCAG GTTTTTCGTGCTGTCAGAAGCATATTAAATGGTTTTGTTGCTTTCTTCATGGCCTGCAACAGGCATCGTCTCAG GAGTTCATCCAAAGACTGTTTGGTCGAACTCAGGGATCTGAACCCTCAAATGATAAACATAATAGAGTACCTCGTAAAGCTCGAAATTTG TCAGAAAGAAGGAAACTACATATGA
- the LOC123222485 gene encoding uncharacterized protein LOC123222485 isoform X1: MGKDNDNKSVFPLTSLQIGDLQSYLSDLSLFLAFESNKIYILVDNRPWLVDLGSRPTHLWQLMVTKSRLSPFANRKAQRQRKEGKDSSSTPGASKLEKLKRWFSLIDAATLSQKRALLPVKTLRSHLLLNSELHRTLYGFIVFEVSWTDVRGINYLNELQTDTSLAIEAKFMRRWEFDSIAQAASCISSWFSGKHHEKLQLRDYLDSSIGEIFYDTEEDFSRVNLKDDDENICIDNRCGEDTSLHCNTSRFSAHTGTTESRTNEPHTPPLTGPYKRRKVMKCNGDGFEVEDLLRNSEICADCDIAAKATQYRDVLILFRFNDHNLPFKLRQIIMSDLRLLTLLEAGLPSWVIFLQSYPGFCHLYRPWMCPLVRALYVLISVVTVLIGFYDLYKNVPVLKATASRLCGPLLDWIETWEMVSRIKYLGTMLFLHNFQKAVQWFLTITRTIRSFFSVVTLPMAEPLMEVLSFILPVWNALVQVAESSCSVIWVMIGSACSLIGDLMEIVLLPIWLIIKLIWKIANCVLYPIFWMLWEILYAPIRLVLALASFVAFIFAGISELLGNIWGAVSSIFKLASASEATVSTYEVSMWRSLWNDLFSQVFRAVRSILNGFVAFFMACNRHRLSIYNHIQEFIQRLFGRTQGSEPSNDKHNRVPRKARNLSERRKLHMR, from the exons ATGGGGAaagataatgataataaaagtgTTTTTCCTTTAACAAGTCTCCAAATTGG AGATTTGCAGTCTTATCTTTCAGATCTTAGCCTCTTTTTGGCATTTGAAAGTAACAAAATATACATTTTGGTGGACAATCGACCATGGCTGGTGGACCTAGGTTCACGGCCAACACACTTGTGGCAATTAATGGTTACCAAG TCCAGATTATCTCCCTTTGCAAACAGGAAAGCACAGAGGCAGAGAAAGGAAGGGAAGGACAGTTCTTCCACACCCGGTGCTAGTAAATTAGAAAAGTTGAAGAGGTGGTTTTCATTAATTGATGCTGCAACTCTGTCTCAAAAGAGGGCTTTGCTACCTGTTAAGACGCTTAGAAGCCATTTGCTTTTAAACAGCGAGTTACATAGGACCTTGTATggttttattgtatttgaaGTTTCATGGACTGATGTTAGAGGCATTAACTATTTAAATGAACTTCAG ACTGATACCTCTTTGGCCATAGAAGCTAAATTTATGCGAAGATGGGAATTTGATAGCATAGCCCAAGCTGCAAGCTGTATATCTTCCTGGTTCTCTGGAAAACACCATGAGAAGCTGCAATTGAGAGACTATCTAGATTCCTCCATTG gAGAGATCTTCTATGATACTGAGGAAGATTTCTCGAGGGTTAACCtgaaagatgatgatgaaaacaTTTGCATTGATAACCGATGTGGTGAAGATACTTCTCTACACTGCAACACTAGCAGATTTAGTGCACACACTGGGACTACGGAAAGTAGAACAAATGAGCCGCACACTCCTCCCCTAACTGGACCGTATAAGAGAAGAAAAGTAATGAAGTGCAATGGTGATGGATTCGAAGTTGAAGACTTATTACGCAACTCTGAGATTTGTGCTGATTGTGATATTGCAGCCAAAGCTACCCAGTACCGTGATGTCCTGATTTTGTTTAGGTTCAATGACCACAACCTCCCATTTAAATTAAGGCAAATCATAATGTCTGATCTGCGACTACTTACTCTACTAGAGGCTGGGCTTCCATCTTGGGTAATATTCCTCCAATCATATCCAGGATTTTGCCATCTGTATCGCCCCTGGATGTGCCCTCTTGTTCGGGCTTTATATGTGCTGATCTCAGTTGTCACTGTTCTAATAGgattttatgatttatacaaAAATGTCCCTGTTCTGAAAGCTACTGCTTCACGCTTGTGTGGGCCTCTTTTGGATTGGATAGAAACTTGGGAGATGGTATCAAGAATCAAATATTTAGGGACAATGCTGTTTCTGCACAACTTCCAGAAGGCTGTTCAATGGTTTTTGACAATTACACGTACCATTCGATCTTTTTTTTCAGTTGTTACATTACCAATGGCAGAACCTCTTATGGAGGTTTTAAGCTTCATTCTTCCGGTGTGGAATGCACTTGTTCAAGTAGCAGAGAGTTCCTGTTCGGTTATCTGGGTTATGATAGGCTCTGCTTGCAGTCTAATTGGGGATCTGATGGAGATTGTATTGTTGCCGATTTGGTTAATCATCAAATTAATATGGAAAATTG CAAATTGTGTTTTGTATCCAATATTTTGGATGCTTTGGGAAATACTCTATGCGCCAATTCGCCTGGTACTTGCACTAGCTAGTTTTGTGGCTTTCATTTTCGCTGGCATATCTGAATTGCTTGGAAATATATGGGGGGCTGTAAGTAGCATATTCAAGCTTGCTTCAGCTTCAGAGGCTACGGTGAGCACATATGAAGTTTCCATGTGGCGTTCTCTTTGGAATGACCTGTTCTCCCAG GTTTTTCGTGCTGTCAGAAGCATATTAAATGGTTTTGTTGCTTTCTTCATGGCCTGCAACAGGCATCGTCTCAG CATTTATAATCATATACAGGAGTTCATCCAAAGACTGTTTGGTCGAACTCAGGGATCTGAACCCTCAAATGATAAACATAATAGAGTACCTCGTAAAGCTCGAAATTTG TCAGAAAGAAGGAAACTACATATGAGGTGA